From a single Staphylococcus epidermidis genomic region:
- a CDS encoding NAD(P)/FAD-dependent oxidoreductase — translation MAQDRKKVLVLGAGYAGLQTVTKLQKELSADAAEITLINKNEYHYESTWLHEASAGTINYEDLLYPVEKTVNKNKVNFVVAEVTKIDRNAKRVETDKGVYDFDILVVALGFVSETFGIDGMKEHAFQIENVLTSRKLSRHIEDKFANYAASKEKDDKDLSILVGGAGFTGIEFLGELTDRIPELCSKYGVDQSKVKLTCVEAAPKMLPMFSDDLVSYAVKYLEDRGVEFKIATPIVACNEKGFVVEVNGEKQQLEAGTSVWTAGVRGSHLMEESFEGVKRGRIINKQDLTIEGHNDIFVIGDCSAFIPAGEERPLPTTAQIAMQQGEHTASNIKRLLNGESTQDFQYVNRGTVCSLGANDGVGIVYGRDIAGKKAAFLKKVIDTRAIYKLGGIGLAFKKGKF, via the coding sequence ATGGCTCAAGATCGTAAGAAAGTGCTCGTATTAGGTGCAGGTTATGCTGGTTTACAAACTGTAACTAAATTACAAAAAGAACTTTCTGCTGATGCAGCGGAAATTACTTTAATTAATAAGAATGAATATCATTATGAATCAACTTGGTTGCATGAAGCTTCTGCCGGTACGATTAATTATGAAGATTTATTGTATCCTGTTGAGAAAACTGTCAACAAAAATAAAGTGAATTTTGTTGTTGCTGAGGTAACAAAAATTGATCGTAATGCTAAACGTGTAGAAACTGATAAGGGTGTTTATGACTTTGATATCTTAGTTGTTGCACTAGGTTTTGTTAGCGAAACATTTGGTATTGATGGTATGAAAGAACATGCTTTCCAAATTGAGAACGTTTTAACTTCTCGTAAGTTGTCTCGTCACATTGAAGATAAGTTCGCAAATTATGCTGCTTCTAAAGAAAAAGATGATAAAGATTTATCTATTTTAGTTGGGGGAGCTGGATTTACAGGAATTGAATTTCTAGGTGAATTAACTGATAGAATTCCTGAATTATGCAGTAAATATGGTGTTGATCAAAGTAAAGTGAAGTTAACATGTGTTGAAGCAGCACCTAAAATGTTACCGATGTTCTCAGACGACTTAGTTAGTTATGCAGTAAAATATTTAGAAGACCGTGGAGTAGAATTCAAAATTGCAACACCTATTGTCGCTTGTAATGAAAAAGGTTTCGTTGTTGAAGTCAATGGAGAAAAACAACAATTAGAAGCCGGAACTTCTGTATGGACTGCTGGAGTGCGTGGAAGTCATTTAATGGAAGAATCATTTGAAGGTGTTAAACGTGGACGTATTATCAATAAACAAGATTTAACAATTGAAGGTCATAATGACATCTTTGTTATAGGAGATTGTTCAGCGTTTATTCCAGCTGGTGAAGAGCGTCCATTACCAACAACAGCTCAAATTGCTATGCAACAAGGTGAGCATACTGCTAGCAACATTAAACGTTTATTAAATGGTGAATCAACACAAGATTTCCAATATGTTAACCGTGGAACTGTATGTTCATTAGGTGCTAATGATGGTGTTGGAATTGTATATGGTAGAGATATCGCTGGTAAAAAAGCAGCATTCTTGAAGAAAGTTATTGATACTCGTGCGATTTACAAACTTGGTGGCATAGGATTAGCCTTTAAAAAAGGAAAATTTTAA
- a CDS encoding HesB/IscA family protein: MPTVILTEAAAFEVRDMLKNNDMSDGYLKIKVNGGGCTGLTYGMSAEAEPGENDEILEYYGLKVLVDRNDAPVLNGTTIDFKQSLMGGGFQINNPNAIASCGCGSSFKTAKVAGNPEQC; the protein is encoded by the coding sequence ATGCCAACAGTCATTTTAACTGAAGCGGCAGCATTTGAAGTTAGAGACATGTTAAAAAATAACGACATGTCTGATGGTTATTTAAAAATTAAAGTAAATGGTGGAGGATGCACAGGATTAACTTATGGTATGTCAGCCGAAGCAGAACCTGGTGAAAATGATGAAATTCTCGAATACTATGGTTTGAAAGTTCTAGTAGACCGAAATGATGCTCCTGTATTAAATGGAACAACAATTGATTTTAAACAGTCACTTATGGGTGGAGGATTTCAAATAAACAATCCTAATGCTATTGCCTCATGTGGTTGTGGAAGTTCATTTAAAACAGCTAAAGTCGCTGGAAATCCAGAGCAATGTTAA
- a CDS encoding YuzB family protein: MFPLVEFCISNMAKGSDVVFEKLENDPNIDVLEYGCLQNCGLCASSLYALVDGDIVEGNTPDDLLKNIYQHIEDNDITNLL; the protein is encoded by the coding sequence ATGTTTCCGTTAGTGGAGTTCTGTATTTCAAATATGGCCAAAGGTAGTGATGTTGTATTTGAAAAATTAGAAAATGATCCTAACATAGATGTCCTTGAATACGGTTGTCTACAAAATTGTGGTCTATGCGCAAGTAGCTTGTATGCCCTTGTAGATGGTGATATTGTTGAAGGTAACACACCAGACGATTTATTAAAAAACATATATCAACATATCGAAGATAATGATATAACGAATTTGTTATAG